In a genomic window of Nostoc sp. UHCC 0870:
- a CDS encoding sugar phosphate nucleotidyltransferase yields the protein MKAMILAAGKGTRVRPITYTIPKPMIPILQKPVMEFLLELLRQHGFDEIMVNVSHLAEEIENYFRDGQRFGVQIAYSFEGKIDDNGKLVGEAIGSAGGMRRIQDFSPFFDDTFVVLCGDALIDLDLTAAVKWHKSKGSIATIITKTVPQEEVSSYGVVVTDEDSRIKAFQEKPSVEEALSTNINTGIYIFEPEVFKYIPSGVEYDIGGQLFPKLVEIGAPFYAIPMDFEWVDIGKVPDYWRAIRGVLLGEIKNVQIPGHEVAPGIYTGLNVAVNWDKVDITGPVYIGGMTRIEDGAKIVGPAMIGPNCWICSGATVDNSVIFEWSRLGAGVRLVDKLVFGRYCVDKTGSAIDVQAASLDWLITDARQTPPEHTPVERQAIEELLGTNVS from the coding sequence ATCCTGCAAAAGCCAGTGATGGAATTTTTACTGGAACTTCTACGTCAACATGGATTTGACGAGATTATGGTCAACGTGAGCCATTTGGCTGAGGAAATTGAAAACTATTTCCGTGATGGTCAACGGTTCGGCGTACAGATTGCCTATTCTTTTGAAGGGAAAATCGATGACAACGGTAAACTCGTAGGGGAAGCTATTGGTTCGGCGGGAGGGATGCGACGCATCCAAGATTTTTCACCATTTTTCGATGACACCTTTGTAGTTTTGTGCGGTGACGCTTTAATTGACTTAGATTTGACCGCAGCTGTTAAGTGGCATAAATCCAAAGGCTCAATTGCGACTATCATCACCAAAACTGTTCCTCAAGAGGAAGTTTCTAGTTACGGCGTAGTAGTTACTGATGAAGATAGCCGAATCAAAGCCTTCCAAGAAAAACCTTCAGTAGAGGAGGCACTTAGCACTAATATCAACACAGGTATTTACATTTTTGAGCCAGAAGTATTTAAATACATACCTTCTGGAGTGGAATATGACATTGGTGGTCAATTATTTCCCAAACTAGTAGAAATCGGTGCGCCCTTCTATGCAATTCCTATGGATTTTGAATGGGTGGATATTGGTAAAGTCCCAGACTACTGGCGGGCGATTCGTGGCGTGTTATTAGGTGAAATCAAAAATGTGCAAATTCCTGGTCATGAAGTTGCTCCTGGTATCTACACTGGTTTAAATGTGGCGGTGAATTGGGACAAGGTAGATATTACCGGCCCAGTTTATATTGGTGGTATGACCAGAATAGAAGATGGAGCAAAAATCGTTGGACCAGCGATGATTGGCCCCAACTGTTGGATATGCAGTGGCGCAACAGTCGATAACAGCGTCATCTTTGAATGGTCAAGATTGGGGGCTGGAGTGAGATTGGTTGATAAGTTGGTGTTTGGTCGTTACTGCGTAGATAAAACAGGATCAGCTATTGATGTCCAAGCCGCCTCCCTGGATTGGTTGATTACCGATGCACGGCAAACACCACCAGAACACACGCCCGTAGAACGACAGGCGATTGAGGAGTTGCTGGGGACGAATGTAAGTTAG